The Elaeis guineensis isolate ETL-2024a chromosome 13, EG11, whole genome shotgun sequence genome includes a region encoding these proteins:
- the LOC105056255 gene encoding uncharacterized protein C167.05, whose protein sequence is MEPLEEVVEYSWREVVLPSLIPVVPEPELERETGERRRGRDLLVAIDHGPNSKHAFDWALVHLCRLADTLHLVHAVSSVHNDVVYESSRELMEKLAVEAFQVALVRTKARIVEGDAGKAICREAERLKPAAVIMGTRGRSILQSVLQGSVSEYCFHNCKAAPVIIVPGKDAGEQSVI, encoded by the exons ATGGAGCCGTTGGAGGAGGTGGTGGAGTACAGCTGGAGGGAGGTGGTGCTGCCGTCGCTGATTCCGGTGGTGCCGGAACCGGAGCTGGAGAGGGAGACCGGCGAGCGTCGGCGAGGGAGGGACCTCCTCGTCGCCATTGACCACGGGCCCAACAGCAAGCACGCCTTCGACTGGGCCCTCGTCCACCTCTGCCGCCTCGCCGATACCCTTCACCTCGTCCACGCCGTCTCCA gTGTGCACAACGATGTGGTGTACGAGAGTTCCAGAGAGCTGATGGAGAAGCTGGCGGTCGAGGCCTTCCAGGTGGCCCTG GTGAGGACGAAAGCCAGGATCGTGGAAGGCGACGCCGGAAAGGCAATATGCAGAGAGGCGGAGAGGCTGAAGCCAGCGGCCGTCATCATGGGCACCCGTGGCCGCAGCATCCTCCAGAG CGTGTTACAAGGCAGCGTCAGTGAATACTGCTTCCACAATTGCAAAGCAGCACCAGTCATCATCGTCCCAGGCAAAG ATGCTGGTGAACAGTCTGTGATCTAA